From the genome of Tistrella bauzanensis:
CCGCTATGGCCATGAACGATGTGGCGGCGGCGGAACAGGCTGATGACGTGCCCCGGCCGATCGAGGGGCCGCGCATCGACCGCACCGATTTCGCCAGCGCCATCCGCGCCAACCGTCGGCGCAGCCTGATGATCTGCGCCGGATTGACCCTGCTGGGCGTGGTGCTGGGCTATCTGGTGGGCTTCGTGATCCTGCCGCCGGACAATTTGGCGGCGGCCGGTGCCGAGCAGACCGGCTGGGTCGGCGATGACGCCTGGCTGCTGACCGGTGGCGGCGCTGTCGGTGCCGCGGTGATGGCGGCGGCGGGCGGTTTGTGGTCGGTGCTGGCGCTCACCCGCGGCGACCGCATGGCGCTGAGCATCGCAGGCGCCCGCGATGCCGACCCGGTCGCCCATCGCCGGCTGCACAACGTGGTCGAGGAAATGGCTCTGGCGGCGGGCCTGCCCAAGCCACGGGTGATGGTGATCGACACCGATATGCCCAACGCCTTCGCGGCCGGCCTGCGGCCTGAGCGCGGCACCATCGCCGTCACCCGCGGGCTTATGGAGCGGCTGAGCCGCGACCAGCTTCAGGCGGTGGTGGCCCACGAAATGGGCCATCTGGCCAATGGCGACAGTCGCTATATGGTGGTGGTGTCGGTGGTGGTGGGGCTGATCGTGATCGTGGCCTCGATCGCGCGCAGCATGGCGCGCTTCGGGGCGCTGTCAGGGGGAAGCGGCCGTGGGCGCGGCAGTGACCGGGGCGGTGGCGGCGGCAATGCCGCGCTGGTGGTGATCGCCCTTGTGCTGATGCTGGTGGCGTTTCTGGCGCCGCTGGCGGCGCAGATGATGAAATTCGCCCTGTCGCGCCAGCGCGAATATCTGGCCGATGCCACGGCCGTGAAGCTGACCCGCAACCCGCAGGCGATGATCGGCGCTCTGGACCAGCTCGACAGGGCCGCGGCCGAAACCTCACGCGCCGCCCCGGTATCGGCGCGGGCGCTTGAGGCCTTGTGGATCGTCAATCCGCTGGATGGCCCGGGCGAGAGCGGCCGTCGTCGCCGCCCGGCCGGGCTGTTTTCAACCCATCCGGCGATCGAGGACCGGATCGACCGCATCCGGGCCATGGCCTGATCACTCGCCGCCCGGCCCTGACGTGGCGGTGCGGGGGATATCCTGGCGCGGCTGCCGCCTGCGGCCGGGCGCGGGCTTGCGGCGCGGTGCCGTGCGACGGGCCAACTCGTGCAGCCCGGCCATGGCCAGCGCCGCCAGCGTCACCACGGCCGCCGGGCGGGGGAACACGTCGGGATTGATGTTCGCGACCACCAGCTTCAGCGGGTCGATGCCGGTGCCGAAGGCGAACCACGCGCCTTCGATCGCGACTGTCAGCAGGCCCGCCGCCAGTGCCAGCATCACAAGCCCGGCAGGCTTGCGAAGGATCTGCGGGCGGCGCGCATCGGCCAGCCGCCACAGGGCGGCCCAGCCCAGCACGCCGGCCAGGATGGTGGCCTCCGACGGTTCCAGCCGGGTCTGCATGAAATAGTGCAGTGCGCCCAGCAAGGCCGCGGCATAGACCAGCTTGTGCAGCCGCTTCCACGCCCGCCCGCCCAGCCGGCGCAGCATGCCGTCGGTGGATGTGGCCAGCAGCACCGCCAGAATCAGAACGGCCACGAACCCGATGGTGAGATAGGTGCGCAGCCAGATTTCGGACAGGACGCGCGCGATATCGCCCTTCATGTACAGGATGTAGAGTGCCAGATGGCCGAGCGCATACAGCCCGGCCGCAACGCCGATCATCCGCCGAAGCTGGCCGATCATCGGCCGGGCCAGGGTCACCCGCAATGGCGTGATCAGCAATGACAGCGCCAGCAGCCGGATCGCCCACAGCCCGGCCAGAAGCAGCGCTTCCTTCACCGCCGGCACACCCAGCCCGCCGCCGGCAGAACCGGCGGCCGGACCCAGAAGCCCGCGATCGGGCAGGGCCGGTCCGCCGCCGATACCCGTCGGTCCAGGCCCGACACCGCCGATATCTGTCAGGCCGGGGGCGGCGCCGCTGCCATTGGCCATGCTCCACAGAATCCACACCGCCGGCAGGAACAGGCCGGCCAGCACCACGGCCTTGACCGGAGAGAACCGGCCGCGGGGATCGTTCCAGGGAAAGCGCATCGGGATCGGCCTTGGATGGGGAAGGGGCGGGGGATGGGGAAGGGGCGGGGGATGGGGAAGGAAGGGGCGGGGGACGGGCGGCGGTGATGTCTCATGATGCGACGACCCGCCCTCAGCAGATGGCGGCAGAAGCACCGGTCACGCAAGTCATGCTCTGTACACCATCGCTCACGTTCCGGTGATCCGGGCCGGGGCGGGGGGTATTCCGTCCGCTCACGCGAAAAATATAAGCGTTACTCGACTCACAGGTTCAATCCGTGGTGGAATTCCCGCGGATGGCCGGCACGAACCGGCTCTGGCGCGGCGAACCGCCGCCGACCTCCTGAGGATGGAGACGTGTGTGATGGACGTGCACAGCATTGACGAGATCGCCGGCGGCCTGCCGCTGCTGACCGTCGGCCCCGGCACCACCCAGGCCGATTTCATGACGGCGATGCGGCCATTGGGGGTCGCCAATGGCTGCGTGGCCAGCCTGCTGCGCTATACAGGCCAGGTGCCGTGGGAACGCCACCCCCAGGACGAGCAGGTCTTCGTGTTGAAGGGCGCGATCCATCTGACCCTGCTGCATGATGCGGGGCCTGAGCAGATCCTGATCGAGGCGGGCAATTTCGTCGTCATTCCGGCCGGTGTCTGGCACCACCCGATGCCGGCGCCGGAGGCGACCAGCTTCGCCGTCACCTCGATGGTCGGCACCGAGCATTCGGTGGCTCAGGATCCCCGGGCCGCCTGACGACGCCGGTGTGACGGCGGGTCCGGGCAGGATCAGGTATACAGCAGCCGCCCCGGCCGCATGCTGTCGGCGAGGGCGCGGGCGACCGCCTCCTCTTCGCCGGCGGCAAGGCCGGCGATGCCGATCCGCACGCCGGGCCCGCTGCGCAGCCTGAAAATCTCGCCGGCCTGGATCGCCCAGCCCCTGGCCAGCATGCCCTGGACCACCTCGGCCTCGCGCTGAACCGGTACCCAGACATGCAGGCCCGAGCGGGCGGTGCCGGTGATGCCCTCGGCGGCAAGGCAGGCCAGCAGGCGTTCGCGCCGCGCCGCATAGGATGTGGCCGCGCGCGCGATCAGCCCGGTGGTCTCAGGCGCGGACCAGACCTGCATCACCAGCCGCTGAATGATGTGGCTGACCCAGCGCGGCCCCAGCGCCTGCTGGTCCTGAAGCCGGGCGATGGTCATGGCGTCGCCGGTCATCACCGCCAGTCTCAGATCGGGGCCGAGGAATTTCGACACCGAGCGGATGATCGCCCAGGGCCGGCTGCCGGGATGGGCCGGCGCGGCGGTGACCGGCGGCGCGCCCGACACGGCACTTGCATGATCATCCTCGATCAGCACGACATCGGGATGCCGGTCGAGCACCGCCGCCAGGGCGGCGGCACGCTCGGCGCTCATGCAACTGCCGGTCGGGTTCTGGGCCCGGGGGGTCAAAACCACACCGCGAATGCCGGCGGCGAGCGCTGCTTCCAGCGCCTCGACCTGCACCCCGTCATCGTCGAGTGGCAGCGGCACCGGTTTCAACCCCAGCGACCGCACCAGCAGCAGGGCCGAGACATAGCCGGGGTCTTCGATCCCGATCGCATCGCCCTGGCGCAGATGGGCCCGCAAGCCGCGTTCCAGCCCGTCCATGGCGCCTGAGACCACGGCGACCCGGCCGGCAGGCAGGCCGTCGGTGCGAAAGGCATGGGTGGCGAAACGCACCAGATCGGGATCGTCCTCGACCATCTCATAGCCGCCCGGCGCCAGATCCAGCGCCGCCAGCCATGGCCGCAGATCGGGCAGCAGGCTGGCATCGACATTGCCTGAGGCAAGGTCGCGGACATCGGCCGGGATGATGGTGCGATAGATCTCGACACTGGGCGTGCCGGCAACGCGCGATCCCTGGCGGCCATTGCCGGTGACCAGGCCCGCATCGCGCAACCGCGCATAGGCGGCGGTCACCGTGTTGCGGTTGACCCCCAGCCGCTCGGCGACCTCGCGCACCGATGGCAGTTGTTCGCCGGGGCTGACCTGCCCGGTGCGGATCGCGCGCTCGACGCTCGCCGCGATATCGGCGGCCGACCTGCCGGTGACGAAATGCATGAGGTCCGGAACTCCCGGCGTGAGGGGCAGGCCCGGCCCGGCCTCTGCCGGCCGAAGCCGCCTAAGGGCCGGCCCCCGGGGCCGCAAGGAGATGGCTGCATCATTCCCGGACATTTATGGCGTCATCTCCTGTGATCGGCAATCACCCAGCCATGATCGGCGTGGATGGGCCTTGTGTTCCTGGCGGTTGTCATCGGTGTGCGGAGCGGATCTCGGATGCTGAACCCGGGCCCGGCAGCGGTGCTCGGCGCTGGCCGATGTTCTCTGCGTCGGGCCTTGCCGGATGATGGGGAAGCGGGTAGATATATCGGCACGTGTCAAAAGATAGATTGGCATGGGTCATTAATCG
Proteins encoded in this window:
- a CDS encoding M48 family metallopeptidase, yielding MAMNDVAAAEQADDVPRPIEGPRIDRTDFASAIRANRRRSLMICAGLTLLGVVLGYLVGFVILPPDNLAAAGAEQTGWVGDDAWLLTGGGAVGAAVMAAAGGLWSVLALTRGDRMALSIAGARDADPVAHRRLHNVVEEMALAAGLPKPRVMVIDTDMPNAFAAGLRPERGTIAVTRGLMERLSRDQLQAVVAHEMGHLANGDSRYMVVVSVVVGLIVIVASIARSMARFGALSGGSGRGRGSDRGGGGGNAALVVIALVLMLVAFLAPLAAQMMKFALSRQREYLADATAVKLTRNPQAMIGALDQLDRAAAETSRAAPVSARALEALWIVNPLDGPGESGRRRRPAGLFSTHPAIEDRIDRIRAMA
- a CDS encoding protein-methionine-sulfoxide reductase heme-binding subunit MsrQ; the protein is MRFPWNDPRGRFSPVKAVVLAGLFLPAVWILWSMANGSGAAPGLTDIGGVGPGPTGIGGGPALPDRGLLGPAAGSAGGGLGVPAVKEALLLAGLWAIRLLALSLLITPLRVTLARPMIGQLRRMIGVAAGLYALGHLALYILYMKGDIARVLSEIWLRTYLTIGFVAVLILAVLLATSTDGMLRRLGGRAWKRLHKLVYAAALLGALHYFMQTRLEPSEATILAGVLGWAALWRLADARRPQILRKPAGLVMLALAAGLLTVAIEGAWFAFGTGIDPLKLVVANINPDVFPRPAAVVTLAALAMAGLHELARRTAPRRKPAPGRRRQPRQDIPRTATSGPGGE
- a CDS encoding cupin domain-containing protein; this translates as MDVHSIDEIAGGLPLLTVGPGTTQADFMTAMRPLGVANGCVASLLRYTGQVPWERHPQDEQVFVLKGAIHLTLLHDAGPEQILIEAGNFVVIPAGVWHHPMPAPEATSFAVTSMVGTEHSVAQDPRAA
- a CDS encoding aminotransferase class I/II-fold pyridoxal phosphate-dependent enzyme; this translates as MHFVTGRSAADIAASVERAIRTGQVSPGEQLPSVREVAERLGVNRNTVTAAYARLRDAGLVTGNGRQGSRVAGTPSVEIYRTIIPADVRDLASGNVDASLLPDLRPWLAALDLAPGGYEMVEDDPDLVRFATHAFRTDGLPAGRVAVVSGAMDGLERGLRAHLRQGDAIGIEDPGYVSALLLVRSLGLKPVPLPLDDDGVQVEALEAALAAGIRGVVLTPRAQNPTGSCMSAERAAALAAVLDRHPDVVLIEDDHASAVSGAPPVTAAPAHPGSRPWAIIRSVSKFLGPDLRLAVMTGDAMTIARLQDQQALGPRWVSHIIQRLVMQVWSAPETTGLIARAATSYAARRERLLACLAAEGITGTARSGLHVWVPVQREAEVVQGMLARGWAIQAGEIFRLRSGPGVRIGIAGLAAGEEEAVARALADSMRPGRLLYT